Proteins encoded in a region of the Anopheles ziemanni chromosome 2, idAnoZiCoDA_A2_x.2, whole genome shotgun sequence genome:
- the LOC131294291 gene encoding uncharacterized protein LOC131294291: MALFDFSNNIRTHAYFVGAIVTIDTIVTLLFSSIWDQLPVPPEHAELYKNARMGILYSGLMSAIFAIIYWVGFLKRIRFCITMCIVFVGLGFIIQAIGLVIFIISLNFASTMIMIVVCGINAYVLLVLIQLRRAMLDGTLPDGEHV; this comes from the exons ATGGcactttttgatttttccaacaacattcgaaCACATGCTTACTTCGTAGGCGCAATTGTCACAATAGATACCATCGTCACATTATTGTTCAGCAGCATTTGGGATCAACTGCCTGTTCCTCCCGAGCATG CCGAACTTTACAAGAACGCACGAATGGGCATCCTCTACAGTGGTCTAATGAGCGCCATATTTGCGATCATCTACTGGGTTGGCTTCCTGAAG AGGATTCGTTTCTGTATCACGATGTGCATTGTGTTTGTAGGCCTAGGCTTTATAATTCAAGCAATCGGTTTAGTTATATTCATCATCAGCCTAAACTTTGCAAGCACGATGATAATGATTGTGGTTTGTG GCATAAATGCTTATGTGTTGCTAGTCCTAATTCAGCTGCGTAGAGCGATGTTGGATGGAACGTTGCCGGATGGTGAACACGTCTAA